A portion of the Oreochromis niloticus isolate F11D_XX linkage group LG10, O_niloticus_UMD_NMBU, whole genome shotgun sequence genome contains these proteins:
- the LOC100707036 gene encoding odorant receptor 131-2-like, whose translation MSNVSQIYSDFNFEVQYQRLLRIVIISALSTLPACVFLFVNGIMLFMLRRKRVFRETCRYILLYNLLFADTAQLAQTQLIFLLSVCQIQLPFSVCAILILLANLTGRITPLTLVVMPLERYVAVCYPLRHATIITIRNTRVVIIVIWVVSSLNNLTRILLLFEFLFENVKNLQVSDYCSNVDIILGSKSEQYDTLYTCCLFVSAGVAVIFSYIGVIVAARLASTDKGLAQKARNTLLLNVIQLCLSLSATIYHPLLRALSRTVARTVFLWVQNVFYVCFIIFPRCLTSLIYGLRDQTIGPVLINHLCCRMKATV comes from the coding sequence ATGTCGAATGTATCTCAGATCTATTCAGACTTCAATTTTGAGGTGCAATACCAGAGGTTATTGAGAATAGTaattatttctgctttgtctaCACTTCCAgcctgtgtgtttctctttgttaaTGGAATCATGTTGTTCATGTTAAGGCGTAAACGGGTGTTTCGTGAGACCTGTCGCTACATTCTTTTGTATAACCTTCTCTTTGCAGATACTGCACAGCTGGCACAGACTCAGCTTATTTTCCTACTGTCAGTTTGTCAAATACAGTTGCCCTTTTCTGTGTGTGCTATTTTAATCTTGTTGGCCAATCTTACAGGGAGAATCACCCCTCTCACACTGGTCGTCATGCCTCTAGAACGGTATGTTGCTGTGTGTTACCCATTGAGGCACGCTACCATCATTACCATCCGAAACACAAGGGTTGTTATCATCGTGATTTGGGTTGTCAGTTCACTAAACAATCTCACACggattttattgttatttgaatttttgtttgaaaatgtgaaaaatctgCAAGTGAGCGACTATTGTTCTAATGTGGATATAATCCTCGGGTCAAAGTCCGAACAATATGACACACTCTACActtgttgtctgtttgtgtctgCTGGTGTGGCAGTCATTTTCTCTTATATTGGTGTGATAGTAGCTGCCAGGTTGGCCTCCACAGACAAAGGTTTAGCCCAAAAAGCTCGGAACACACTGCTGTTGAATGTGATCCAATTGTGCCTCAGTCTCTCTGCTACTATATACCATCCACTACTTAGAGCTCTTTCAAGAACTGTAGCAAGGACAGTATTTTTGTGGGTCCagaatgtgttttatgtgtgttttattaTCTTTCCCAGATGTCTGACCTCTCTTATCTATGGCCTTAGAGATCAGACCATCGGACCTGTCCTCATAAATCATCTATGCTGTCGAATGAAAGCCACTGTTTAA